The Burkholderia sp. NRF60-BP8 genomic sequence TTTGCCGGCAACTCGGACGTCGCGCTGCTGATCGCCGTGCTCGTGAGCTTCTTCACGTTCGGCAAGCTGCAGGGCTTCAACCGCGATCAGATCCAGAAGTTCTGCGGCGAGTGCCTGGCGCCGATCGCCGGCATCACGCTGATCGTCGGCGCGGGCGGCGGCTTCGGCGGCGTCCTGCGCGACAGCGGGATCTCGCAGCAGATCGTCGAGACCGCGAAGCATGCGCACCTGTCGCCGCTGCTGCTCGGCTGGTTCGTCGCGGCGCTGATGCGTCTCGCGACGGGTTCGGCGACGGTCGCGATGACGACGGCCTGCGGCATCGTCGCGCCGATCGCGGCGGCGGCCGGCACGACGGTCAGCCCGGAGCTGCTGGTGCTCGCGACCGGCTCGGGCTCGCTGATCTTCTCGCACGTGAACGACGGCGGTTTCTGGCTGATCAAGGAATACTTCGGGATGACGGTCGGTCAGACGTTCAAGACCTGGTCGCTGCTTGAAACCATCATCTCGGTGCTCGGTCTCAGCTTCACGTTGCTGCTGAGCATGGTTCTGTAACAAGGGGTAGTCAATGATTCTGATCGCAATGGGCGTGTCGGGCGCGGGCAAGTCGCTGATCGGCGAAATGCTGGCGGAACGCCTGTCGTGCAGCTATACCGATGGCGACGCGTTTCACAGCGCGGCGAACAAGGAAAAGATGCACCACGGTATTCCGCTGACCGATGAAGACCGCTGGCCGTGGCTGCGCACGATTCGCGCGGCCATCGAGGACAAGCAGCGCGCCGGCGAGACGGCCGTGTTCACGTGCTCGTCGCTGAAGCGCTCGTACCGCGACGTGCTGCGCGGCGCCGATACCGACGTGCGGTTCGTGTATCTGAAGGGCTCGTTCGAGGTGTTGCAAGAGCGCCTGAAGAGCCGCACCGGCCATTTCTTCGATCCGTCGCTGCTGAAAAGCCAGCTCGACACGCTCGAGGAGCCGGGCCCGGACGAAGCGATCGAGGTCAGCATCGACCTGACGCCCGAACAGATCGTCGACGAAGTGATCGTGAAACTCGGCCTCGCGCAGCAGCACTGAGCGCGGTTCGCGGCAATCGTATTGCAGCAATGACGCAGGCGCCCCGACGGGCGCCTGCGTCGTTTACGGACGTGTGGGCGCTCGGGCCGTGCGTGCGCGCTGCGCGATCCCGGCATCGACCATCACGAGATTCCGCCCGGCCCGCAACTGTCGCCGATCGCGATCCCCGCCGCGAAGGCGGCGACGAGCGTGATGAGCGTGATGAGCGCGCCGAACCGCGGGCGGACGACCGCGTTCCGACCGGCGAAAAAAGAAAAAGCCCGATGCGAATCGCTTCGCATCGGGCTTTTTTCCGTCCGGCGACGGCGGTGCTTACGCGATCCGCTTCGCGAGTTCGACGGCCTTGCCGATGTACGACGCCGGCGTCATCGCGAGCAGGCGATCCTTCGCGTCCTGCGGGATCGCGAGCGTGCCGACGAATTCCTGCAGCGCTTCGCGCGTGATGCCCTTGCCGCGCGTCAGTTCCTTCAACTGCTCGTACGGGTTCTCGATGCCGTAGCGGCGCATCACCGTCTGCACCGGCTCGGCGAGCACTTCCCAGCAGTTGTCGAGATCTTCGTTCAGGCGCTGCGGGTTCACTTCGAGCTTGTCGAGGCCGCGGATCAGCGAATCGTACGCGAGCAGCGAATAGCCGAGCGCGACGCCCATGTTGCGCAGCACCGTCGAGTCGGTCAGGTCGCGCTGCCAGCGCGACACCGGCAGCTTGTCGGCGAGGTGGCGCAGCGTCGCGTTCGCGAGGCCGAGGTTGCCTTCCGAGTTCTCGAAGTCGATCGGGTTGACCTTGTGCGGCATCGTCGACGAGCCGATCTCGCCGGCCTTCGTCTTCTGCTTGAAGTAGCCGACCGAGATGTAGCCCCACACGTCGCGATCGAGGTCGAGCAGGATCGTGTTCGCGCGCGCGACCGCGTCGAACAGTTCGGCCATGTAGTCGTGCGGCTCGATCTGGATCGTGTACGGGTTGAACGTGAGCTTCAGGCGGTTCTCGATCACGTCGCGCGAGAACGCTTCCCAGTCGAATTCCGGATACGCGGACAGGTGCGCGTTGAAGTTGCCGACCGCGCCGTTCATCTTGCCGAGGATCTCGACCTTCTCGATGCGCGCGATCGCGCGGGCGAGGCGCGCGGCGACGTTCGCGAGTTCCTTGCCGAGCGTCGTCGGGCTGGCCGGCTGGCCGTGCGTGCGCGACAGCATCGGCTGTTCGGCGTGTGCGTGCGCGAGTGCGACGAGGCGCTGGTGGACCGTGCGCAGCGCCGGCAGGATCACGTGCTCGCGTGCGCCGGCGAGCATCATCCCGTGCGACGTGTTGTTGATGTCCTCGGACGTGCACGCGAAGTGGATGAATTCGCTCGCCTTCTCGAGTTCGGCCTGGCCCTTCACCGATTCCTTCAGCCAGTATTCGACGGCCTTCACGTCGTGGTTCGTCACGCGCTCGATTTCCTTGATGCGCGCGGCGTCGTGCGCGGTGAAGCGCTCGGCGAGCTGCAGCAGGAACTGCTCGGACGCTTCCGAGAAGCGCGGGACTTCCGCGAAGCCGGCGCGCGACAGCGCGATCAGCCAGTGCACCTCGACGGTGACGCGGTGGCGCATGAACGCGGCTTCGGAGAGCCAGTCGCGCAGCGCTTCGGTCTTGCTGGCGTAGCGGCCGTCGATGGGCGAGAGCGCGGTGAGGGCGAAAAGCGTATCGGGACGAGTGTCGGACATGATCGGGCGGGCCTTGGGGCCGGGTCGAGCGAGGGGAGGGAATCCGGCATTTTACCATTGGCGCGGGACGATCCCGGCCGAACCGGTCCGGTCGCGGGCGCCACGGGCCGGCAAGGCTCGGGCAGCGCGCGAACGGCCTGCCGGCCGGCGCCCGCGCCGGCTCGTCGGGCCGCCAGGCAAGCCGCCGGCCGGGCCTGCCCGCCGGTAGAATGCAGGCTTCTTCCCGACCGCCGCCCGCCGCGCCCGCCTGCATGGAACTGAAATGGCTCGAAGACTTCATCTCGCTCGCGGAAACGCGCAGCTTCAGCCGGTCCGCCGAGCTGCGGCACGTGTCGCAACCGGCGTTCTCGCGGCGCATCCAGGCGCTCGAGGCATGGCTCGCGACCGAGCTGATCGATCGTTCGGTCTATCCGACCCGGCTCACGCAGGCCGGGCAGATCTTCTACGAGCAGGCGCTGACGATGCTGTCCCAGGCGCACGAGGCCAGGACGCTGCTGCGCGGCCACGTCGGCGCACCGGTGCCGACGATCGAATTCGCGGTGCCGCACACGCTGTCGCTCACGTATTTCCCGCGCTGGCTCGAGCGGATCGAGGCGAAGATGGGGCAGGTCCACACGCGGCTGCGCGCGCTGAACGTGCACGACGCGGTGCTGTCGCTCGTCGAGGGCGGCTGCGATCTCGTGATGGGCTACCACCACCCGAGCCATCCGGTCGCGCTCGACCCGGCTCGCTACGACATGCTGATTCTCGGCAGCGAGCCGATCAGCCCGTTCTCCGCGCCCGGCCGCGCGGGCCGGCCGCGCCATACGCTGCCGGGCGCGGCCGACGCGCGCGTGCCGTATCTGTCGTATACGCCGAACGCGTATCTCGGCCGGATGACCGAAGTCATCATCGCGAACGCGCCGACGCGGCTGTTCCTCGATCGCGTGTACGAAACCGACATGGCCGAAGGGCTGAAGGCGATGGCGCTCGCGGGCCACGGCGTCGCGTTCCTGCCGCACAGCGCGGTCGACGATGCGGTCGCGGGCGGCCGGCTGATCCGGCTCGACCGCTCGGCGCGCGGCGCCGGCGCGCATCCGTTCACGTTGACGATGGAGATCCGGCTGTACTGCGACAAGCTCGCGCTGCAGGGTGACGATCCGCGGCAGAAGCTCGTGCGCGCGCTGTGGGACGTCGTGCGCGACGAGCTGCGCGAGACCGCCGGCGGCACCGCCGGCTAACCGCCGACGGCTGATCCGGCCGAGCGATCCGGCCGGCTGACGGCGGCCTTGCGGCGCCTGTCGGACGGCTGTCCGCCGGCCGGCTCGCGCGTCGGCAACGCGGTTTTTCACGAACGCGATGCCCGGCCGATCGCGGCCGTTCTTGCGCAAATCGACCGCGATTTTGCGAAAAATCGCGATCATGCAAGAAACGCATAATCGAATAAACAAACGGCATTGGATAAAAAAAACGGGTTTTTCGACAATGTGCGCAATCCGTTGAACGTTGGAGCTTCCATGTCTTCGCAACAGCAGTCCATCCCGTCCTACCTGCACGCCGACGATCTCGGCCCGTGGGGCAACTACCTTCAGCAGGTCGATCGCGTCGCGCCGTACCTCGGTTCGCTGTCGCGCTGGCTCGAAACGCTGAAGCGTCCGAAGCGCATCCTGGTCGTCGACGTGCCCATCGAGCTCGACAACGGTACCGTCGCGCACTTCGAGGGCTATCGCGTGCAGCACAACGTGTCGCGCGGCCCGGGCAAGGGCGGCGTGCGCTACCACCAGGACGTGACGCTGTCGGAAGTGATGGCGCTGTCGGCATGGATGTCGGTGAAGAACGCGGCCGTGAACGTGCCGTACGGCGGCGCGAAGGGCGGCATCCGCGTCGACCCGCGCAAGCTGTCGCGCGGCGAGCTCGAGCGCGTGACGCGTCGCTACACCAGCGAAATCGGCATCATCATCGGCCCGAACACCGACATTCCGGCGCCGGACGTCAACACCAACGAACAGGTGATGGCGTGGATGATGGATACCTTCTCGATGAACCAGGGCCAGACGTCGACCGGCGTCGTGACCGGCAAGCCGATCGCGCTCGGCGGTTCGCTCGGCCGCAAGGAAGCGACGGGCCGTGGCGTGTTCGTCGTCGGCTGCGAAGCGGCGAAGAAGAAGGGCCTCGAGATCGAAGGCGCGCGCATCGCGGTGCAGGGCTTCGGCAACGTCGGCGGCATCGCGGCGAAGCTGTTCCAGGAAGCGGGCGCGAAGGTGATCGCGGTGCAGGATCACACGGGCACGATCTACCAGCCGGCCGGCCTCGATTCGAACAAGCTGCTCGACCACGTCGCCCGCACGGGCGGTGTCGCGGGCTTCGAAGGCGCCGAGCCGATGCCGAACGACGAATTCTGGACCGTCGAAACCGACATCCTGATCCCGGCGGCCCTGGAAAACCAGATCACCGAGAAGAACGCATCGAAGATCCGCACGAAGATCGTCGTCGAAGGCGCGAACGGCCCGACGACGACGGCGGCCGACGACATCCTGAGCGCGAACGGCGTGCTCGTGATCCCCGACGTGATCGCGAACGCAGGCGGCGTGACCGTGTCGTACTTCGAGTGGGTGCAGGATTTCTCGAGCTTCTTCTGGACGGAAGACGAGATCAACCACCGTCTCGAGCGCGTGATGCGCGAAGCGTTCGCCGGCGTGTGGGCGGTCGCGGAAGAGCACAAGGTGACGGTGCGTACGGCGGCGTTCATCGTCGCGTGCAAGCGCATCCTGATGGCGCGCGAAATGCGCGGCCTGTACCCCTGATCGGTTCGACTACGATCGACGCATGACGCAATCCTCGCGATTGCGTGCATGAACCCTCGCGGGCGGTGCCGAATCCGGCGCCGCCCGCGTGCGCATTCAGGCGCCGGACGAGCGCCGGAAGCCGGGAGGACGGCTTCGCACGGGGCGATTCGTAGTGCGGTAAACAACCAGTACTTTCAAAAATATTACTTTGATACACTGGCGCGGGTTTTAGCCAAGGAGATGACCAAAATGAAATACCACAAGGCAGTCCTGATGGTGGCGGCGCTTTGCGCGTTCGCAAGCGGCGCGCATGCTCAGGAGACGGGCACGCTGAAGAAGATCAAGGACACGGGCGTGATCGCGCTGGGCCACCGCGAATCGTCGATTCCGTTCTCTTACTATGACCAGAGCCAGCAGGTGGTCGGCTATTCGCGCGACTTCCAGATGAAGGTCGTGGAGGCGGTGAAGA encodes the following:
- a CDS encoding gluconokinase produces the protein MILIAMGVSGAGKSLIGEMLAERLSCSYTDGDAFHSAANKEKMHHGIPLTDEDRWPWLRTIRAAIEDKQRAGETAVFTCSSLKRSYRDVLRGADTDVRFVYLKGSFEVLQERLKSRTGHFFDPSLLKSQLDTLEEPGPDEAIEVSIDLTPEQIVDEVIVKLGLAQQH
- a CDS encoding Glu/Leu/Phe/Val family dehydrogenase, which gives rise to MSSQQQSIPSYLHADDLGPWGNYLQQVDRVAPYLGSLSRWLETLKRPKRILVVDVPIELDNGTVAHFEGYRVQHNVSRGPGKGGVRYHQDVTLSEVMALSAWMSVKNAAVNVPYGGAKGGIRVDPRKLSRGELERVTRRYTSEIGIIIGPNTDIPAPDVNTNEQVMAWMMDTFSMNQGQTSTGVVTGKPIALGGSLGRKEATGRGVFVVGCEAAKKKGLEIEGARIAVQGFGNVGGIAAKLFQEAGAKVIAVQDHTGTIYQPAGLDSNKLLDHVARTGGVAGFEGAEPMPNDEFWTVETDILIPAALENQITEKNASKIRTKIVVEGANGPTTTAADDILSANGVLVIPDVIANAGGVTVSYFEWVQDFSSFFWTEDEINHRLERVMREAFAGVWAVAEEHKVTVRTAAFIVACKRILMAREMRGLYP
- a CDS encoding LysR substrate-binding domain-containing protein; the encoded protein is MELKWLEDFISLAETRSFSRSAELRHVSQPAFSRRIQALEAWLATELIDRSVYPTRLTQAGQIFYEQALTMLSQAHEARTLLRGHVGAPVPTIEFAVPHTLSLTYFPRWLERIEAKMGQVHTRLRALNVHDAVLSLVEGGCDLVMGYHHPSHPVALDPARYDMLILGSEPISPFSAPGRAGRPRHTLPGAADARVPYLSYTPNAYLGRMTEVIIANAPTRLFLDRVYETDMAEGLKAMALAGHGVAFLPHSAVDDAVAGGRLIRLDRSARGAGAHPFTLTMEIRLYCDKLALQGDDPRQKLVRALWDVVRDELRETAGGTAG
- the purB gene encoding adenylosuccinate lyase; translated protein: MSDTRPDTLFALTALSPIDGRYASKTEALRDWLSEAAFMRHRVTVEVHWLIALSRAGFAEVPRFSEASEQFLLQLAERFTAHDAARIKEIERVTNHDVKAVEYWLKESVKGQAELEKASEFIHFACTSEDINNTSHGMMLAGAREHVILPALRTVHQRLVALAHAHAEQPMLSRTHGQPASPTTLGKELANVAARLARAIARIEKVEILGKMNGAVGNFNAHLSAYPEFDWEAFSRDVIENRLKLTFNPYTIQIEPHDYMAELFDAVARANTILLDLDRDVWGYISVGYFKQKTKAGEIGSSTMPHKVNPIDFENSEGNLGLANATLRHLADKLPVSRWQRDLTDSTVLRNMGVALGYSLLAYDSLIRGLDKLEVNPQRLNEDLDNCWEVLAEPVQTVMRRYGIENPYEQLKELTRGKGITREALQEFVGTLAIPQDAKDRLLAMTPASYIGKAVELAKRIA